One window of the Halobacillus litoralis genome contains the following:
- a CDS encoding GNAT family N-acetyltransferase, which translates to MQKTTKPLRLKGNLVLLRSIEEEDIPSLYQLIYGDGDPEWKKWDAPYYPLEPHTLDSYRSHERARKDRLRDSEPDSRLIIEVDGKIIGTVTYYWEHKPSLWLEVGIGIYDPDYWNGGYGSEALTLWIDQLFQVLPLARVGLTTWSRNERMMRVGEKLGMKIEGRMRKCRIYEGEYYDAIRMGVLREEWSKRS; encoded by the coding sequence ATGCAGAAAACGACTAAACCCCTGCGCCTGAAGGGAAACCTCGTTCTTCTCAGAAGCATTGAAGAGGAGGACATTCCGAGTTTATACCAATTGATTTATGGTGATGGTGACCCAGAATGGAAAAAATGGGACGCCCCTTATTACCCTCTCGAACCGCATACGTTAGACAGTTACAGAAGTCACGAACGAGCAAGAAAAGATCGCCTCAGAGACAGCGAACCTGATTCGCGCTTGATAATCGAAGTCGACGGGAAGATCATCGGGACGGTTACTTATTACTGGGAGCACAAACCTTCTCTCTGGCTTGAAGTCGGCATCGGCATTTATGACCCGGATTATTGGAACGGGGGATATGGATCAGAAGCACTGACCCTTTGGATCGACCAACTTTTTCAAGTTCTCCCCCTTGCCCGTGTAGGGTTAACCACATGGTCAAGAAATGAACGGATGATGAGAGTGGGAGAAAAACTCGGCATGAAAATCGAAGGACGAATGAGGAAATGCCGCATTTATGAAGGTGAATACTATGATGCTATCCGGATGGGAGTTCTTCGTGAGGAATGGAGCAAGCGTTCATGA